GGGATTGTATTGATAGTGTCCGGGTGCCGCGGGGCAGGCCAGATTGTAGATCTCGTCCACCTCGAGAAAGAGCGGATGAATGATGTCGTGCCGAACGAGTTCGAAGTTCGGACGGGGAAGCAAATGGATGATGTTCGACTTCTGGCTGGTAAAGAAGTTATCGAGGCACACGACGTCGTGCCCTTCGTTGACCAGTCGCTCGCACAAGTGGCTACCGAGAAAGCCGGCGCCGCCGGTGACCAGAATTCGCTTATTGGTCGACACGATAGTTGAATCCTTTGTTCCGATTCCGTGGGTGCGCATTGCGGAGTCGCGGCAGTATAGCCGACGGCCCCCTTTTTCGCCGAGACTGGGTCTTCCGTAGTATAGATCACGCCCCGGCTACAAGCGGTTGATCCGAAAAAGCCTCCGCGGGACGTGGTCAGGGGAGTTGGCCTTTCACCTCGAATCGTACCGGCGTAGACTAGGAACAAATGCACTCACAGGTCGCATTCCGGCGTCAATTTCAGAACGCTCGTCGCTACGGCCGGCCCACCGATTCGAATGGCCATCAGATGAGCACCGGGACGCACGCCAGGGAGCTCTCGCGCGATGCGATGTAAGGGACCTGCGGCGAGAGGGCAGGGCAATCCAGGGATCCGTAACACGAACGCAAAATCGAGCATGCCAGTGCCAACGATCTTGGTCCGATGTACGGGTCCGCGGTGGTGGTCAAAGTGGCGGTCTTCATTCGTTCTCGTGGTTCTTTTGTTTGCGTGCGGCGGAACGATCATTGCCCAGGCTGCCGACGCGAATGGCGATCGCGATGCGCGCCTGCGCCAGCGTCTGGCAAGTGGCGTCTTGCATTGGGGAGGCGATGCCGAAGGAGGCGCGCCGTACCAACTGCGCGATCCGCATGATCCTGGCCGCGTGATCGGCTTTGAGGTCGAGCTCGCTGACGCGCTGGCAGACGTTCTGGCTCGGCGACTTGGAATACGGCTCTTGGCCCAGTTCGTGCAGTATCAATGGGAGAGCCTCGAGTTGGGGCTCACAAGTGCCGACGATTTCGACTGCATCATCAGCGGCTTCGAGATCACGCCTGCTCGGCAGGCAAACATGCTGTTTACGCGCCCCTACTATGTGTATTCCGAGCAATTGGTCGTCCGTCATGATGATCAGCACATCAAATCGCTCGCCGACTGTCGCGATAAAATCGTCGGCACGCTGATCGGCAGTGCCGCCTACCGGTTGTTGAATGAGCAACCCGTGCGCGAAGTAGTCGCCTTCGACGGCCAGATCGAGCCTTACCTGGATCTCGAACTGGGACGGCTCGACGCCGTGCTGCTCGATTCGATTATTGCCCTGTACTATGCCAGCACGAACCCAAAGCTGAAATATGTGGGCGAGCCGAGCGATCCTGGTGTGTATGCCATAGCCCTGCGCCCCGACGACAAAGATTTGGCCGTGGCACTCGACGAGGCACTGTTAGAATTAGTGCGCAACGGGCGGTTGGCGGAGATCTTGCGTCGCTGGCATTTGTGGAATCAGGAGCAGCAGGCCATCGTCCGAGGTGCGGACCCCGGTGAACAACTGCGCGGCTTGGGGTTCGCCGACGACGGACAATCGGTCTACGCCGACAGTGATTCACCCGCGGATGCCGTGGATATTCACATCATCGCCTCGTCGGCACAGCTGTGGACGTTTGATGAATATGCGCCGTTGCTCCTGAAGGGAGCGGGCATGACAGTCTTCCTTACTTTCTGTGGCATGGCAACGGCGATCGTGCTTGCGCTGCCGATTTGTCTGGCGCGACTTTACGGCCCTGCGCCATTGCGGTGGATGGCCCTGTGTTACGTCGAGTTTTTCCGCGGCATACCGGTGCTGCTGCTGCTGTTTGTGCTGTATTTTGGCCTCCCGCACTATGGCGTTCATCTGGGCGCGGTGGCCACGGCAATTGTCGGTTTCGGTCTCAACTACGCCGCCTATGAAGCCGAGATCTATCGCAGTGCAATCCTCTCGATCCCCCAGGGACAATGGGAAGCGGGTCGCGCCTTGGGTATGCCGGAGAGCACCACGTTTCGCCGAATTATCCTGCCGCAGGCGATGCAAACCGCGCTGGGGCCCATGACCAACGACTTCGTG
This Pirellulales bacterium DNA region includes the following protein-coding sequences:
- a CDS encoding ABC transporter substrate-binding protein/permease, with protein sequence MVLLFACGGTIIAQAADANGDRDARLRQRLASGVLHWGGDAEGGAPYQLRDPHDPGRVIGFEVELADALADVLARRLGIRLLAQFVQYQWESLELGLTSADDFDCIISGFEITPARQANMLFTRPYYVYSEQLVVRHDDQHIKSLADCRDKIVGTLIGSAAYRLLNEQPVREVVAFDGQIEPYLDLELGRLDAVLLDSIIALYYASTNPKLKYVGEPSDPGVYAIALRPDDKDLAVALDEALLELVRNGRLAEILRRWHLWNQEQQAIVRGADPGEQLRGLGFADDGQSVYADSDSPADAVDIHIIASSAQLWTFDEYAPLLLKGAGMTVFLTFCGMATAIVLALPICLARLYGPAPLRWMALCYVEFFRGIPVLLLLFVLYFGLPHYGVHLGAVATAIVGFGLNYAAYEAEIYRSAILSIPQGQWEAGRALGMPESTTFRRIILPQAMQTALGPMTNDFVALFKDTSLVSVIAVQELTKEYMILSRSSLKFLELGLLTAALYLCMSIPLGYLSRHLETRFKAVR